Genomic DNA from Ruminococcus sp. OA3:
GCCTGACCAGCAGAGGAGTCTTCAGAGAAATTGATTTTAAGGTCCGTGCAGGAGAGATCCTGGGATTCTCAGGTCTGGTTGGCGCGGGACGTTCCGAAGTGATGCGCGCCATTTTTGGATTGGATCCTTATGACTCCGGCAAGATTATGCTGAATGGCAGAGAGCTGAAAATAAAAAGTACAGAAGATGCCATTGCCAACGGGATTGCAATGGCATCGGAGGACCGCCGGGCGGAGGGTATTGTTCCGGTGAGATCAGTAAGAGAAAATATTTCTCTGGCTTTTATCCGGCAATTTAAAAGGCAGGCAAAAATCGTCAATAAAAAAGAAGAGAAAAAAGCGGTCAATGATATGATTGATACCTTCGACATTAAGGTTTCCAATCCAGAACAGGAAATACGGACACTTTCCGGAGGAAATCAGCAAAAGGCAATTCTCGCGAAATGGCTTCTGGGGGATATTAAAGTCCTGATCCTGGATGAGCCGACGAGAGGAATCGATGTTGGCTCCAAGGCAGAGATTCATAAGCTTATGTGTGATTATGCGAAAAAGGGAATTGCAATTATCATGATATCTTCTGAGTTGCCGGAGATCCTGGGTATGAGTGACCGGGTTATGGTCATGAGGGAAGGGCGGATAGCTGCTGAACTTACACGCGAAGAGGCATCGCAGGAAGCGATTATGAAATTAGCAACCTGATTCGGAAAAGAGAGGTATCGAAGAGATGAGGAAAACAAAAAAGAAATTTAGTTTTGCAGAATTTTACAGCAAATTTGGCGTTGTCACCATTCTGATCGTGGTATTTGTGATTGCGTCTTTGCTTTCGGGAAACTTCCTGAAACCGGCTAACCTTACAAATGTTTTGCGGCAGATCGTGGTTGTTACCGTAATTGGATGCGGAGCCTGTTTTGTGTTGATCACCGCACAGATTAATATCGCCTATGACTCACTGATCGCCTGTGTGGGATGTACGTCATGTCTGGTAATGATTCATACTGGTAGCGTCTTTCTGGCAGTGATTGTCGGAATCGCACTGGGGGCAGTGATCGGACTGTTTTACGGATTTTGCGTGGCGAAATTGTCAATGCCTGGATTTATTGTCGGTCTGGCGATCGATACGATAGCGTCGGGAGCCATCCTTCTGGCGACGAACGGAAATCCGATTTCCGGTCTGGGGAAATTTACAGTGATCGGGCAGGGGTATATAGGATTCGTACCGATCTCTGTTATCATTATGTTTGGTGTTTTGGCCGTAAGCTACGTTTTGCTCAACATGACCTGCTTTGGAAGACAGGTTATGGCGGTCGGCGGAAATAAGCAGGCGGCGATTGCCTCCGGCATCAATGTGGACAGAGTCATTATATTAGTTTACATATACGATGGCATCATGACGGCCATTGCAGCGATTATCTTTATGTCGCGGCTATCCTCCGGTCAGCCGTCCGCAGGCGTGGGATATGCATTTGATGCGATTACAGCTGTTGTCGTAGGCGGTGTTTCGATCTACGGGGGCTCCGGTAATGTGATAGGAACAATTGTCGGAGCTGCCATCGTAGGTATTCTCAATAATCTGATGAATCTTCTGAATGTCACCAGTTATTGGCAGAATATCGTTTCCGGCATTGTTATCCTTCTGGCAGTGCTGATGGATGTCATGACGAAACGTGCCTCCGCAAATGCAATCAAGAATGCGATGGCTGACAGAACGGAGAAGGCAGCTTAGTGAAAACCTGAAACTAAAGGCAAGGAATGCTTTTAGAATACACGAAAAAAGGAGAAACGATATGAAACGAGGTAAACTGAAAAAGATGATGGCATTGATTGCCGGGTTTGCGATGGTGTGTACAGTGATAACAGGTTGTTCATCTGGGGGCGGATCTTCCGATGATGCGGGGAACAAAGAAGATTCACAGAGCAGTGCTGACAGTGAGGAGAAAGAGACTTACACGATCGGTTTTACGAACCGTCTGGCATCCGATGTGTTTTTAAAAACACTGGAGGACAAGTTTGTAGCCGCATGTGAGGCGGACGGACGATTTGAAGTAGTACGGGCAGATGCCAACAATGACAGCCAGAAACAGGTGGAGCAGGTTGACAATTTTCTTGTGATGGATGTGGATGCTCTTGTGTTGTGCCCGAATGATCAGGAAAGCCTTGTGCCTCAGATTGAGCAGGCCAACAAATCAGGAATACCGGTATTTACATTTTCAACGCAGGCATCCGGCGGTGATCAGGTGTATGTAGGAGTTTCTAATTACGACTGTGGATATTGTCAGGGAGAATGGCTGCATGAAAATCTTCCCGAAAATGCAAAAATCATCTATCTTGCCGGAAATATGGGCTATCAGATTTCCATTGACAGGGAAAATGGTCTGAAAGACGGCTTGGGTGATCGTCTTGCCGAGAATGGCGGGGATGTTGAAATAATCGCTCAGCAGGAATATATGTATACACGTGAAGAGGGCATGACGATTATGGAAGACTATATCCAGGCATATGATGACTTCGACTGTGTGGTCACGGTCAATGACCAGGGAGCCTGCGGAGCCATTGAGGCACTGAAGGCCGCCAATCGGCTGGATGGTGTGATGGTCTGTGGGATTGACGCGATTGACGATGCGCTCAATTACATCTCAAGCGGTGAGATGTCGATGACTGTCCGCCAGGACCCGGATGCCCAGGCAGAGGCGCTGTATCAGGCGATCTGTGATACGTTTGACGGGAAAGAAGTTGAACCTGTGATTGAGACACCTGTCCAGACAATTACTTCAGACAATGTGGCTGAATTTGTAAAATAATAAACGAGGGTCAAAAGCGGGATGTCATGCTAGAGGGCAGCCCGCTTTTGGGAAATAGGAGGAAAACATATGGAAAATTATTCTGGCTATGAGTTTGATCCTGATTTTGACAGGACGGATGTTGATATTTTATGTATATCCGGAAAGAGTGATATTGTTCAGAAGCCCGTAGATCCGGCAGATCCCTACAGGTCCTCACACATCGGAATATTTCAGCGGTGTATTGAGACCGGTGATAATAAGGAAACGTACGCGGTCTATATACCGGAAGACTTTCCGCCATTCGGGGATGGAATCTTTGTGTTTGCACCTGGAAAAATATCAGCAGAAGACTATATACAGCATAGCGGTATCCGGAAAATGGCGGATGAACACTGCATGGTTCTTCTTATCCTGCAGTCCCCCGATACTTTATGGAAAGAAAGAAGCGTTGAAAACATTCTTGCGTATGCCAGAAGCGCCTTTCTGGACATGAGCCTGAGGGATCTCTATACCTGGAATGAGGCGTCTTATTATGTATTAGGCATGGAAGACGGCGCCTATGCGGCAAACGTATTTACCATGATGTACAGCAGCATTCTTGCCGCGTCAGTGCTGCGCGGGGATTCTTCCGTCTCAGAGGAGTTTCTTGACATCGTGAAAACACTGCCGTCTGATGGAAACAGGGATATCCGAAAATCCGACAATCCGATTCCGGTCTGGCTGATTGGAGAGGATGAAAGGTCCGTCAGATACTATCGCAGCGCATGCCGTACCGAAGAAGGATACAGTGTTGGAAATTTTGCCAGGAAGTATATGCCGAAACCAGATCCTGTCTTAAGCCTGGTTGATGAGCAGGCGGTCGCTGAGGTATGGGTCAGTACACCGGAAGAGACTGCCGGCTGGGAGAGCGAATGTTTTTTTGACGAGGCCGCCAGATTTCTTCTTCGTTTCAAAAGATGGGCAGGAACGGGAAAACGTAAGCTGAGAAGAACGATAACAGCTGATGATATCGGTCTTGTCAAAAAGGAGATAATTGCTGACGGAAAAAAACGATACTGGTATGTCTATGAACCCTCCGCATACAGAAGGGACAAGACGCAGAAGCTGCCGATGGTGATCGGATTGCACGGACTGTGCGGAACCGGGGAGTTCTGGGCGCAGAACACCGAGTGGCATCGTGTGGCGGAAGCCAGAGATTTTATTATGGTATACCCAACGGCGTATATGCATATATACGGAGCGTGTATGTGCGCGACACCTGCGTGGTCGGGATCGGGGATGACGCTGTCTGACGGTCATGATGACCTGCCATTTTTTAAGGCAATGATTGAAAAGATGTGCGAAGAGTATGTGATTGACAGTGAGCGCATCTATGTTGCCGGACACTCCAATGGTTCCGCGATGACACAGAGATTAATCGAAAAAATGCCTGCATATTTTGCGGCATTCGGACCAAACGGATACGCGGAGGGCGATATCGCAAAGGAATGCAGGTTAAATTCATATGAACATTCTGTTGTGTGCCCAACGTGGCTGTTTAAGGGGGACAGAGATATTGGAAGCAAGGCTGATCTGACGGAGGGATCAGCAAATGCATGTGTACTCGGCAGGCTCTGTGAGCAAAACGGGGCTGATTACCGGTCACCGAAAATTTACCAGAATGGTATCTATAAAAACTATGTGTGGTATGATAAACAGAGAGTACCTGTTGTCAGATTCAGTGCCCTGAAAGGTTTTCCGCATGCTTATACGCCGGAGAATGCCTGGATGACCTGGGACGAGTATTTTTGTAAATTTAAACGAAAAAGAGATGGTTCTGTTGAATATCTTGGATGAGATCACGGAGGTCAGTGAATGATGAGCAAAATCAGGCAAAAAATTGATCCGTTAGATCCCTATCTGCCCAGTCATGTGGGCGTTTTTGAGGATGAAATCGAGGTCTGCGGTGTGATGCGTCGCGTGATCATGTATATTCCTGAAGGGGCGCGGGCGTCCAATGCCGGTATCATGATACTGCCGGACGATGGGATATCTGCGGCGGAGATGCTGGAAAAGAGCAACTGGCGTGAGATAGCCGATACAGAGGAAGAAAAAGAAAAAATAACGTTGATGTTTCTGGAGCCGCGGCATGGACATTGGAATATTAAGGAACCATACGGGGAAGACGGCGGAGATGTGGAGTATGTGAAAATGGCATATGATCGTTTTGCCCGCCGGGATCTGTTCTGCGTTCATGAATCTAAATTCTATATGGCAGGTTACGGGAGCGGGGCAACGATTGCACAGATGGCGGCTATGTATGACCCCGCGGTATATGCCGGCATTGCCGCCGTCTCACCAAAACCTGTACCGGAACAATTTATGAAAGAAGCAGGCGCACAAGTTTGTTTCCGCTTGAATGGGTTTGAGGATGCCACAGGATTGGGAATGAAAAAAGGGGAAATTCCGGTTCCCGTATGGATCATTCTGGACAGGAACTGTGATGATACATATGATAGTGAAACAGCGTATTGGAAAAGGGCGCTTGCAGCTGACAAATGCAGTATGCTTTATCCGGATACGGTACAGCATATCCGGACAAAAGAGACGCTGTCGCCTCTTAATCAACACAAAGAGGCCTATCGGCTATGGGTGAGCAGGATTGAGAATCCTGCAAAGGATCATGGAAACCTCCTGAATCGGCGTATCTGGAAGAAATTTTTATATCCGGTGCGCAGATGGATGTCGCAGCCGGGCGGAGATCTGCGGATGACGCGTGCGTTGATTGATGATTTGCATATGGAGTATTATTACAGGGAAGTTGACGGATGGATGCGTGAATGGTATGTCTATGTGCCGGAAAGCGTAAAGGCAAATCCAGACAGGAAAGTACCGCTTGTCCTGGCTATGCATGGATATACGTGTTCAGGTGAAATCTACAGCGGAAATTCAGGCTGGCATCAGGTTGCTGACGAATACGGATTTATTGTGGTGTTCCCATCAGCGGTTCACGGCTGTTTTGCGGTGAAGGAGGAAAATCGTGCCATAAGCAGGGATATCACGGTTCTGCCGGCGTGGAATATCTACTCAAATCCGGAGTTTCCCGATGAGCTTAACTTTTTTGAATATCTGCTGGATGATTTGATGCATACCTATTGTATCGACGAAGGTCGTGTCTATGCGACAGGGCATTCGATGGGTTCGCTGATGGTGCAGATGCTGGCGATTGCCAGACCTCATTGGTTTGCAGCGGTAGCCCCATGCTCAGGCGTGCTGTTTTTAGATGCGCTGGATCATTTTCAGATGCAGGACTATTTCAGGGAACGGCCGGATGTTGAAATGCCGGTGTGGATGTTCGGGGGTGAGAGAGAAGAATGGCTGTTGCCCGCGGTGCCTGCGGGGGATAATATAACCGCCGAATCGATTCGCTTCTGGTGCCGGCTGAACGATTATGAGTCGGTCCCCGGGGAGTTTGCAGAAAGTCAGATTCACAGTCAGCTGTGGCATGATTATTGTTTCAAAAAGGGAGTATGCGACCTTGTACGCTATACATGGATCAGACATCTCCCTCATGCGACGATGCCGGAAATGTCGTTCCGGATATGGGAAGAGTTTTTTTCCGGGTATTACCGGGATTCAGATGGGAAAACCGGACAGTATTAACTGCTGTCCGGTTAGTTGAATATACGAGGAGGGTCACGGAGAATGGAAAAAATAAAGGAATCCCGGCTGCTGTGCAAATCAGAGAAGGGAAATGTCAGAAGGATATATCTGTCACTGGCTGCCACAGCGATGGTTGTGTTGGTCTTTCAAGCGATTGTTTTTTTCAGCCACATTTTTAATCCGATACAAATCATGATCTTATGTGCATTTATTATTATGCTGATTTATTATCTGATTAAAATAAAAAGGGACAGTCAGAACTGGATTCACTTGTATAATGGGTATTTTGAAACGATGGAAGGACGGTTTTTATATGAAAAAATTCTCAGTTGCAATGCCTTGAAAGGACAAGTTATACTGAAAACTGACAGAAAAAAGACCTTTTATGCAGAAAATGCAGAGGAATTGGAGAAGGTTATTAAAACACAGATGAGAAAAGGACCCGATTCAAAATAAACTATCGGGGGGAGGTAGTTTGATGTTGAAAGTATTGATCGCGGATGATGAAGAACACGTTTGTAAGTTGATCGAAAAGCTTATAAAGTGGGAAGAATTAGGACTTCGGCTTGTTTCTGTGGTTCATTCCGGAAATGCGGCGCTGGAGGCATACAGAGAGCTGCAGCCGGATATTATCATTACAGATATACGTATGCCGGCTCTGAGCGGTATCGATTTGATCAAAGAAGTGAAGCGCCTCAATAAGGAAATAAGTTTTCTGGTAATCAGCGGTTACAGAGTTTTTGATTATGCATATGGAGCGTTGAAAAACGGGGCGGACGACTACATTGTAAAGCCGATCAGGCAGAATGATATTAATAATGCATTGAAAAGAATCGTGGAGAAGAAAAATAAAACACTCAAATTAGAATCAGAGAACCGAGAGTACAAGCAGAAAGAGATTATCTACGATCTCATGCAGTCCCCTGAAAAGGTGGAAGCCTGTCACTCCTGCCAGGATATTAACTGCCATTATAATTTAAATATTAAATGCAATGAAGTAACTGTTTTTATTTTAAAAATTGATCTGCATGGGAACATCAAGATAGGTGAAAATTTAAATGTAATTGCAGAGCATGTTCTGCACCTTTTGATTCAACAGATGGAGAAAGAAGGATACGCTGTTTACGCTGCGATATATCATGATATGATTCCGGTGATTGTTGAGACAGATGTACTGGAACAGCAGGCGTTTTTTGAGAGTCTGAAAAAAATACTCAAGGAAATCAGGCTGGTAGAGGATAAAGTAATTAAAGTAAGTTCCTGCATTGGAATCGGTGGAACAGGGGATATATCAGAATTAAGTGCACTTATGGATCTGGCGCAATATGCCGTTTGGGATAAGTTATCCGGAGGGAATAAGAAGATTCTGGTTTATCATGAAAGAGAAAATGAAGAAAACATTATTTTTTCTGATGCTCTTAGAACTTCGCTGAAAAGCTGCGTCGAAAGCCTGAATTACAGTGGGATCATGGAGATTGTGACAAGGCTTGAAGACGGTTTCAAAAGTGATAATCATAACATTTCAGGATGGCAGATCTATGATGCGTACAGAACACTTCTGGAACATATGGTGGGTATCCTGAAGAAAGTTGACTCGGAAAGGGAACTCACGGAATATGCAGAAGGCAAACTTCTGGAATTGCGGATGTGCGCTGAGTCCTCTGAGATGATAAGATTCATCAGGACAGTGATAGAAGAAATACTGTTTCGAATTAAAAAGCTGGAGGAGAACTTAGAGAAAAGGCCAATACGAACAGCGATTACATATATCAATGAACATTACAGTGAAAATCTGTCCTTGGAAAATATAAGTACGGTCGTAAAGTTGAATTCTGTTTATTTTTCAACGATGTTTAAAAGAGAGACGGGAAAAAACTTTGTGGAATATCTCACGGAGGTTCGTCTTGAGCACGCAAAAAAGCTGTTAATTGAATCGGATTATAATATATCTGAGATCGCGTGGAAGGTAGGCTATCAGGATGAGAAATACTTTATGAAAGTCTTTAAAAGAGAAGCCGGTATTACATGTGCTAAATACAGAAAGTTATACGGCTGAGGAGTTTTATGAATACGATCAGTAACAGAATCAATAAAATACTGCTTTTTGTTTTGTTCTTTTATATCCTGGACAGTATTCTGCTGTTCCCGGCAAGGTCAAATCGCATATATATGATGGCTTTTATTTTGCTCCGGGCAGGCTTCTTTGCAGTGGCGGCGTTCGTTGTTAAGCTCTATGTGATCAGACCGCTTGGAAAGACAGAAAAAGCGATGGATGACTATGTTTCCGGAAGAATCGGACTGGAACAACTATGTGAAGAGCGCCCGATCACCCCGGCCTGTGACAGGTTTTTACAATATTTGATGTTAACAGATAATAAGAAGGAAATGCTGAAATACTCTGTTGAACAGGCAAAACTGATTGCTTTGCAAAATCAGATTAATCCGCACTTTCTGTACAATACGCTGGATGCGATAAGAGGAGATGCGCTGGACGCCGGTTTAAATGAGATAGCATCCATAACAGAGGCGTTGGCCTCTTTTTTCTATTATTCCATTTCGGACCTCGATCATTTGACAACGCTGGCTCAGGAATTGGAGAATGTTAAAGAATATTTCAAAATTCAGCAGTTTAGATTTGGTAAAAATCTGAAACTTGAGATAGACAGTGAGGAGGGATTTTCCACTGCTTCCAGATATTGTATACCCAGAATGACGCTGCAGCCGCTTGTGGAAAATGCTATCTCGCATGGACTGGAGTGTAAAGAGAAAAAGGGAACGGTAAGTATCCATATAGTGCGTTCGCAGTATGAGCTGATCATCAAAGTGATTGATGACGGTATCGGGATGGAGAAAAGTGAAGTTGACAGTATCAACGGGACGCTGCACAACTCCAACGCCTGTAATATGAGGAAAGAAGGACGGGGAGGAATAGCGCTGGCTAATATCAACAGCAGGATTAAGCTTATATTTGGCGCTGAATATGGTGTCACTGTATTCTCGTGTAAAAACATAGGAACTACCGTACAGATCAATATTCCGTTGGTGGAAAGGAATAAATGGAATGAAGAAGGAATTACTGCGAATAGAGAATGGGATGGTTCTTCAAAATAAGCATGCAATTTTATATTCTGTTTTTATTCGTGTTTTTTGCGGGGATATTGTAGGAATCACATCTGACAGGAGTTATGTGATTGAGTATCTTTTGAAATGTCTGTGCGGGCAACTGGATTTTGATTCAGGATTCCTGTATTATGAGGGACGACTGATCAGCAACAGTGGAAAGACGGGGGCATTTAAGTCTAATTATACGTTGATCAATGATCATTCTTCGTTTATTAAAACTTTGACGCTCGCCGAAAATGTATTCGCCCTGCAGGAGACGACACCATTCTTTTTTCGAAAAAAGAATTCGGAATTTGAACTGAGAAAAATGATGGATGCATTTCACATAAAACTGTCAGTTGACACTCCGGTAAAAAAGCTGAATGTAATACAGAGAATTCAAATAGAGATGCTGAAGGCAAAAATCCACGGAAAAAAAATCTTTATGATAGATATGAGAAATCTTTATCTGTCTGTTCCGGAGAAAAAAGAACTGTATCAGTTTCTAAAACTATTGGGAGACTCAGGAGACTGCGTGGTTGTAATTTTCGCTAATCAGCCTAACAGGATTACTGACTTGGCGGACAAACTGGTTTTCATGTCTGACGGAAAGGTGTTGATTGAAACTGATAAATCCGAGAGCAGATATCTGGAAATAGAAAAGAACTTCAGCCTTAATCTTGATTCGCTGAATAAGAAGTATACACGCGGCGGTGTGAAAGAAGTACTCAGGTTTTCAGATGTATCTGCAGGCAGTCTTGAGGGACTCAATTTCGCAGTTCATGCAGGTGAGGTTGTCACTATATCATCCGACCAGTGGAGCACTGTCAAGGAGATCGAAATGATTCTAAAGGGAGAGCTGCGTCCGCATAAGGGAGAAATCTATATTAACCAGAGAAAATATAAACCGATGAAAAAAAATCGGATGCTGCAGCGGTACTCGATGGTTGTCATTGAACAGCCGGCAAAAAGTCAGCTTCTTTCTAATTTAAGTTTTTATGACAATTTGTGTATCAGTCGCGGACTGAGGATGCGCGGCTTCTGGTATGACAAATCAATAAAAAACAGCATTCAGAAATATTGCGGTAAACACATGGGAGAAGACCTCATCCATAAAAAAGTATCCGAGCTAACCATGATAGAAGCACAGAAATTACTCTATCTCCGGTGGTTGTTGTATTCGCCGGAGATTGTTGTCTGTGTGGAACCGTTTAAAAGCGTGGACGTGTATCTTGAGAAAAATGCGGTTGAGATGATCATGGAAATGTCCAGGAAGGGAATTGCAGTTATTGTTTTGACTCAGGGACTGCCGCAAAAGTAATCTCGGCTATATCTGTGTAACAGTTCCTATTTAACAGGAATAAAAATTTTAACTTCATTGTCCGGATCGTCAAAAGATACTACCTTGTGCTCATAGACTTCAAAATCTTCCCTGTCGTCGAGAACCTCTTTCGATGAGGGCAGCCATGTTCCGAAGATATACTGATAAGTTTTGAACAGATTTGAGAAAGTGCCGCGGTGAGTGAAAACGGCATATCTTCCCCCACGCAGTGTCTTTGCGGCAAGTGATTCCGGAAGCTTGTCAAAATCATACACCGGGCTGCCAACCATGGCTGAAAATGATACGTCGCCGTCTTCTGTATAGCTGGTCCGCTGCGTTTCACAGATGCGGTATCCCACGCCGGCATCAGCAAAAACACCTGCATGAAGATGCAGAAACTCATCCCACAATCCGGGAAGCCGGTTATCCAGGAGGGATGTAGTTCCCCGAATGCCGGCTACCTTTGTTTCCCTCATCATGACGATCTCAGGTGAATGTGAAATATTATTCGCGATGTGACTGACATCCTGAGGTGTAAGTTCTCTCTTGGCGTTCACTACAAGGTCAACGCCCTCCTTCCGGTAATGAACCGGGCTGACGCCAAAGACAGACTTAAATGCTCTGCTGAACGCCTCCGATGATTGGAATCCGCTGTCAAGAGCAATATCTATGATCCGATCGTCAGAATAAATAAGTTTTTCGGAAGCATGATACAGCTTCCGCCGATGAATGTAGCGGCCGACCGATTCCCCTAATACGGAAGAAAACAGCCGCGTCATATGGCAGTAGGAGTAGCCAGTCTCCCTGGACACATCAGTCAGGCCGATATTTTCATCTAAATGTTCTTCAATGTATTTGATTGCCCTCTCTAATGGGGATAATGGTATCAAGCCGGCACCTCCTTTGCGGTTTTCTCATTATAACATAGTGCATTTTATATCTCCATATCCAAAAAAAGCAAAAACTATCATGAATGGCACATTAGCATGTGGTATGATAGGAACAGCAA
This window encodes:
- a CDS encoding ABC transporter permease gives rise to the protein MRKTKKKFSFAEFYSKFGVVTILIVVFVIASLLSGNFLKPANLTNVLRQIVVVTVIGCGACFVLITAQINIAYDSLIACVGCTSCLVMIHTGSVFLAVIVGIALGAVIGLFYGFCVAKLSMPGFIVGLAIDTIASGAILLATNGNPISGLGKFTVIGQGYIGFVPISVIIMFGVLAVSYVLLNMTCFGRQVMAVGGNKQAAIASGINVDRVIILVYIYDGIMTAIAAIIFMSRLSSGQPSAGVGYAFDAITAVVVGGVSIYGGSGNVIGTIVGAAIVGILNNLMNLLNVTSYWQNIVSGIVILLAVLMDVMTKRASANAIKNAMADRTEKAA
- a CDS encoding sugar ABC transporter substrate-binding protein, whose amino-acid sequence is MKRGKLKKMMALIAGFAMVCTVITGCSSGGGSSDDAGNKEDSQSSADSEEKETYTIGFTNRLASDVFLKTLEDKFVAACEADGRFEVVRADANNDSQKQVEQVDNFLVMDVDALVLCPNDQESLVPQIEQANKSGIPVFTFSTQASGGDQVYVGVSNYDCGYCQGEWLHENLPENAKIIYLAGNMGYQISIDRENGLKDGLGDRLAENGGDVEIIAQQEYMYTREEGMTIMEDYIQAYDDFDCVVTVNDQGACGAIEALKAANRLDGVMVCGIDAIDDALNYISSGEMSMTVRQDPDAQAEALYQAICDTFDGKEVEPVIETPVQTITSDNVAEFVK
- a CDS encoding PHB depolymerase family esterase, coding for MENYSGYEFDPDFDRTDVDILCISGKSDIVQKPVDPADPYRSSHIGIFQRCIETGDNKETYAVYIPEDFPPFGDGIFVFAPGKISAEDYIQHSGIRKMADEHCMVLLILQSPDTLWKERSVENILAYARSAFLDMSLRDLYTWNEASYYVLGMEDGAYAANVFTMMYSSILAASVLRGDSSVSEEFLDIVKTLPSDGNRDIRKSDNPIPVWLIGEDERSVRYYRSACRTEEGYSVGNFARKYMPKPDPVLSLVDEQAVAEVWVSTPEETAGWESECFFDEAARFLLRFKRWAGTGKRKLRRTITADDIGLVKKEIIADGKKRYWYVYEPSAYRRDKTQKLPMVIGLHGLCGTGEFWAQNTEWHRVAEARDFIMVYPTAYMHIYGACMCATPAWSGSGMTLSDGHDDLPFFKAMIEKMCEEYVIDSERIYVAGHSNGSAMTQRLIEKMPAYFAAFGPNGYAEGDIAKECRLNSYEHSVVCPTWLFKGDRDIGSKADLTEGSANACVLGRLCEQNGADYRSPKIYQNGIYKNYVWYDKQRVPVVRFSALKGFPHAYTPENAWMTWDEYFCKFKRKRDGSVEYLG
- a CDS encoding PHB depolymerase family esterase produces the protein MMSKIRQKIDPLDPYLPSHVGVFEDEIEVCGVMRRVIMYIPEGARASNAGIMILPDDGISAAEMLEKSNWREIADTEEEKEKITLMFLEPRHGHWNIKEPYGEDGGDVEYVKMAYDRFARRDLFCVHESKFYMAGYGSGATIAQMAAMYDPAVYAGIAAVSPKPVPEQFMKEAGAQVCFRLNGFEDATGLGMKKGEIPVPVWIILDRNCDDTYDSETAYWKRALAADKCSMLYPDTVQHIRTKETLSPLNQHKEAYRLWVSRIENPAKDHGNLLNRRIWKKFLYPVRRWMSQPGGDLRMTRALIDDLHMEYYYREVDGWMREWYVYVPESVKANPDRKVPLVLAMHGYTCSGEIYSGNSGWHQVADEYGFIVVFPSAVHGCFAVKEENRAISRDITVLPAWNIYSNPEFPDELNFFEYLLDDLMHTYCIDEGRVYATGHSMGSLMVQMLAIARPHWFAAVAPCSGVLFLDALDHFQMQDYFRERPDVEMPVWMFGGEREEWLLPAVPAGDNITAESIRFWCRLNDYESVPGEFAESQIHSQLWHDYCFKKGVCDLVRYTWIRHLPHATMPEMSFRIWEEFFSGYYRDSDGKTGQY
- a CDS encoding response regulator, whose product is MLKVLIADDEEHVCKLIEKLIKWEELGLRLVSVVHSGNAALEAYRELQPDIIITDIRMPALSGIDLIKEVKRLNKEISFLVISGYRVFDYAYGALKNGADDYIVKPIRQNDINNALKRIVEKKNKTLKLESENREYKQKEIIYDLMQSPEKVEACHSCQDINCHYNLNIKCNEVTVFILKIDLHGNIKIGENLNVIAEHVLHLLIQQMEKEGYAVYAAIYHDMIPVIVETDVLEQQAFFESLKKILKEIRLVEDKVIKVSSCIGIGGTGDISELSALMDLAQYAVWDKLSGGNKKILVYHERENEENIIFSDALRTSLKSCVESLNYSGIMEIVTRLEDGFKSDNHNISGWQIYDAYRTLLEHMVGILKKVDSERELTEYAEGKLLELRMCAESSEMIRFIRTVIEEILFRIKKLEENLEKRPIRTAITYINEHYSENLSLENISTVVKLNSVYFSTMFKRETGKNFVEYLTEVRLEHAKKLLIESDYNISEIAWKVGYQDEKYFMKVFKREAGITCAKYRKLYG
- a CDS encoding histidine kinase, whose product is MNTISNRINKILLFVLFFYILDSILLFPARSNRIYMMAFILLRAGFFAVAAFVVKLYVIRPLGKTEKAMDDYVSGRIGLEQLCEERPITPACDRFLQYLMLTDNKKEMLKYSVEQAKLIALQNQINPHFLYNTLDAIRGDALDAGLNEIASITEALASFFYYSISDLDHLTTLAQELENVKEYFKIQQFRFGKNLKLEIDSEEGFSTASRYCIPRMTLQPLVENAISHGLECKEKKGTVSIHIVRSQYELIIKVIDDGIGMEKSEVDSINGTLHNSNACNMRKEGRGGIALANINSRIKLIFGAEYGVTVFSCKNIGTTVQINIPLVERNKWNEEGITANREWDGSSK
- a CDS encoding ATP-binding cassette domain-containing protein: MKKELLRIENGMVLQNKHAILYSVFIRVFCGDIVGITSDRSYVIEYLLKCLCGQLDFDSGFLYYEGRLISNSGKTGAFKSNYTLINDHSSFIKTLTLAENVFALQETTPFFFRKKNSEFELRKMMDAFHIKLSVDTPVKKLNVIQRIQIEMLKAKIHGKKIFMIDMRNLYLSVPEKKELYQFLKLLGDSGDCVVVIFANQPNRITDLADKLVFMSDGKVLIETDKSESRYLEIEKNFSLNLDSLNKKYTRGGVKEVLRFSDVSAGSLEGLNFAVHAGEVVTISSDQWSTVKEIEMILKGELRPHKGEIYINQRKYKPMKKNRMLQRYSMVVIEQPAKSQLLSNLSFYDNLCISRGLRMRGFWYDKSIKNSIQKYCGKHMGEDLIHKKVSELTMIEAQKLLYLRWLLYSPEIVVCVEPFKSVDVYLEKNAVEMIMEMSRKGIAVIVLTQGLPQK
- a CDS encoding AraC family transcriptional regulator, which codes for MIPLSPLERAIKYIEEHLDENIGLTDVSRETGYSYCHMTRLFSSVLGESVGRYIHRRKLYHASEKLIYSDDRIIDIALDSGFQSSEAFSRAFKSVFGVSPVHYRKEGVDLVVNAKRELTPQDVSHIANNISHSPEIVMMRETKVAGIRGTTSLLDNRLPGLWDEFLHLHAGVFADAGVGYRICETQRTSYTEDGDVSFSAMVGSPVYDFDKLPESLAAKTLRGGRYAVFTHRGTFSNLFKTYQYIFGTWLPSSKEVLDDREDFEVYEHKVVSFDDPDNEVKIFIPVK